From the Streptomyces nodosus genome, the window CTGCTGTACGCCCGCCGTCTCGACGCACTCGCCTTCGGCCGGGAGACCGCCTCGACCCTGGGCTTCTCGCCGCCCCGCACCGAGCTGGTGCTGTACGGGACGACGGCCGTCGTCACCGGCTCCCTCGTCGCGGCCAGCGGCGCCATCGGGTTCGTCGGCCTGCTGGTCCCGCACGCGGCGCGGATGCTCAACAGGGCGCCGCACCGGGTGCTGCTGCCGTCCTCGGCACTGCTCGGGGCGGTCTTTCTGATCTGGGCGGACACGGCCGCGCGCAGCGCCTTCGGTGCCGGGGAGATGCCGGTCGGCGTGCTCACCGCGCTCATCGGTGTTCCGGCCTTCGCGGCGTTGCTGCGCAGACGAACGGCCGCGCCGTGAGGGGCCCGGGGATCGCGTGCGCGGCGCGCTCGCTGGAGTGGGCGGCAAGCGGCCGCACGGTCGTCGACGACGTCTCCTTCGACGTGCCGCCGGGGTGCTTCACCGGGCTGATCGGGCCGAACGGCTCGGGCAAGTCCACCGTGCTGCGTCTGCTCGCCGGGCTGCGCCGCCCCACCTCCGGGCACGCCCTGCTGGACGGATCCGACGTCGCGGCCCTGAAGAGGCGTGAGGTCGCCCGCCGGCTGGCCTTCGTCGCCCAGGAGACCGCCTCGGACGTCGACACGACCGTGTCGGAGGTCGTCATGCTGGGCCGGGCCCCGCACCGCGGACGCTCGGCCACCACCGACGAGGACGTCCGGGCGGTCGGACAGGCCATGGCGGCGATGGAGGTGACGGCGCTCGCCGAACGGTCCTGGGCCGGACTGTCCGGCGGCGAACGGCAACGGGTGAACATCGCCCGGGCGCTGGCCCAGCAGACCCCCGTGGTGCTGCTCGACGAACCCACCAACCATCTGGACATCAGCCACCGGCTCGGCCTCATGGAGTTGCTCTCGCGCACCGACGCCACGGTCGTCGCGGCGCTCCATGAACTCGACCTGGCGGCCCGCTACTGCGACCGATTGGTGCTCCTGGACGCCGGCCGGGTGGTCGCGGCCGGCCCTCCCGCCACGGTTCTCACCCCACGCCTCCTGGAGCAGGTCTACCGGGTCCGGGCCACCGTGCACCCGGGCCCGGACGGCAGACCTGACCTGCGTCTGTCCCCGCTGCCCCGGCGGTGAGCACCATCGGTTCCGCGCGGCCGGCGAGCCCTTCAACGCCTTGCTTCGCTCGCCGGGGTGACGGGGGATCGGGTTCGCGCGTTCCCGGCCGTCCGTGATGGCTTGCGCTCACGAGATGTCCGGGCAAGGTCAGGCATCGTGTGATGTGTGCCACGAGTCCGACGGTTCTTGAAAAAACAACCTTCGCGTCGGTCTCCACCGCTGCAGCTCAGGGCCCGTTTCCCGACTCCTGACCCAACTCGGTGATCACGTTCCGCTTACAAAAAAGATCGCAGAGTAATGTTTTTTGAGGGTCATATGAGGTGTGCCGTTGGATCCTGAACAAGCCCGACGCCGCCGAACACGTCGACCGCCTCGCCCAGGAACCCGACGCCCCCGCCGACGACCCCCATCTGGACGTCGACGGTGCCCTGGTCTTCGCCTGCCTCCTCCATCTGACCGACCACCGCGAAAGCGCCCAGTTCTGGTGGCAGCTCGCCGCCGGGGCCGGCCACCGCGCCGCCGCGTACTGCCTCCATCTGCACCACCTGGGGCTGGGCGAGACCCGCGAGGCCCAGCACTGGCTGCACGAGGTCACCCACGACGTCCTCGGTGCCGAGGCGCCCGACGAGGCCTTCCTCGCCATCCTGGAAGCCGTCGCGCTGTATGTCCGCAGGAACGGCTCCAGCCTGGCCGGCGCCCCGACCGGGGGCCTTGAGATGGAGGTCGACCGCCTGGCCACCGTCAAGACCGGCTCCTGCATCATCGTCCGGCGCCCCGACCGCCGATTGGCCGACCAGCTGCACGACTTCACCCGCCGCTGAGGTCTCCGAGGCCGGCCGCCGGAAGGGGCTCCTGCACCACAGCAGCCCACGTATCTCTTGTGAGAAGGATGCCAAGTGCACAGTGGCAAGCTGAAGACCTCATTCTCCCGTATGGCCCACCACCTGCGGGAATGGCCGCGAAAGTACGGTCGGACCGTTCACCGGCAGGTGATCCGGGGAGCGTCGTACAGCCTCGGCAGCGGCGCGGTCACCCTGGTGATCATCTGGTTACGGACCCGCCGCTGACCGCGAACGGATCGACGACGGCCCCCTGCCGAGGCGGGGGGCCGTCGCCGTCGCCGTCGCCGTAGCTGCCGGTGCCGGTGCCGGTGCCGGTGCCGGTGCCGGTGCCGGTGCCGAAGGCCGGGCTTGCGGAATCAGCAAATGGACTCGGCTCCCGGGCAGGTTCTTCCGCAGGATCGGCGTTGAACCGGCAGAACGGCAGAAGCGGGCCGTCCGCGCGGCCGGCAGACCGACGACCCTGGGAGCAGAGACATGTCGCAGCACGCCACGGAGATCACACACCGGCTGGTGTCCACGCCGGGAGGCCGGATCCACCTCGTGGAACAGGGAAGCGGGCCGCTGGTGCTGCTCGTCCACGGGTTCCCGGAATCCTGGTACTCCTGGCGCCACCAGCTGCCGGTGCTCGCGGCGGCCGGATACCGCGCGGTCGCCATCGACGTCCGTGGTTACGGGCGCTCCTCCAAGCCCGACGCCACGGACGCGTACCGGATGCGCGCCCTGGTGGAGGACAACGTCGCCGTGGTGCACGCCCTGGGTGAGGAATCGGCGGTGATCGTCGGCCATGACTGGGGCGCCACCATCGCCGCGAACTCCGCCCTGCTCAGGCCGGAGGTCTTCCGGGCCGTGGCACTGCTGAGCGTTCCCTACGCCCCGCGCGGCGGCCCCCGCCCCAGCGACATCTTCGCCGGCATGGGCGGGGACGAGGAGATCTACGTCTCGTACTTCCAGGAGCCGGGCCGCGCCGAGGCCGAGATCGAACCCGACGTCCGCGGCTGGCTCTCCGGCTTCTACGCGGCCCTCTCCGCCGACACCATGCCCGCACCCGGCGCGCCCGATCCGCACTTCGTCAGCAAGGGCGGGATGCTGCGTGACCGGTTCCCCGCCGGCCGGCTGCCCGCCTGGCTCAGCGAAAGGGACCTCGACGTCTACGCCGGGGAGTTCGAACGCACCGGCATGACCGGGGCACTCAACCGCTATCGGAACATGGACCGCGACTGGGAGGACCTCGTCGCCTTCGACAACGCCCCCATCACCCAGCCGTCCCTGTTCATCGGCGGCGGCCAGGACGCCTCCACGACCTGGCTGGCCGCCGCGATCGAGGCCTACCCCGTCACACTGCCGGGCCTTGTCTCCTCCCACCTCCTCGACGGCTGCGGCCACTGGATCCAGCAGGAACGCCCCGCCGAAGTCAACCGTCTGCTGACCGACTGGCTCGCCGCCCTCCCCAACTGACGCCACCGCACACCGCCCGGTGCGGGCCCGAACAGCCGGGCACGCACCGGGCACTGCTCCGCGGGCCCGGACCTGGGGCGTGCTCGGCGCTGTCGGGAGCAGGGAGATCGAAAAGGGTTTGCGGGCAAGGGCTGCGGTTGGATAGACGTTACTGCGGGACCCCCGCCACGAAGGTTGAGGGGCCATGGACGCGAGAGGAGGGATAAGCCCATGATCGCCATGATCACCGCGCTTGTGTCCTCCCGAGGTACGGACCGCCTCTGACCCCGGAGCGGACGGGCGCCTTCACCGGAGCGTGACTCGACCGTGAAAACGAACGAACTGACCATGCGTCCGATCGCCGGACGCGAAGAACTCGACCTGTTCTCCCGGCTCCCTTACGTCCTCAACAAAGAACTGGCGGACGACCTCGCCAACGGTCGCCGACGTCCGGAGTGGATGTGGGTCGCCCTGCGCGGTGACCGTCTGCTGGCCAGGGCAGCCTGGTGGAGCCGGCCGGGCAGCGACACACCGCAGATCCTCGACGTCGTCGACATCGACGACCGCAGCACGGAACCCGATCGCTTGGACATAGGGGTGCGGCTTCTGCACACCGCAATGGCTGCCGGCCTCCCGAACGGGGCGCGTCCACCTGAGTACAGCCGTTTCGTCCCGCCGGACTGGCGGGAGGACGCGGCGGTCAGACGAGCCGTCGAAGATCGCATGACGGTGC encodes:
- a CDS encoding ABC transporter ATP-binding protein; its protein translation is MRGPGIACAARSLEWAASGRTVVDDVSFDVPPGCFTGLIGPNGSGKSTVLRLLAGLRRPTSGHALLDGSDVAALKRREVARRLAFVAQETASDVDTTVSEVVMLGRAPHRGRSATTDEDVRAVGQAMAAMEVTALAERSWAGLSGGERQRVNIARALAQQTPVVLLDEPTNHLDISHRLGLMELLSRTDATVVAALHELDLAARYCDRLVLLDAGRVVAAGPPATVLTPRLLEQVYRVRATVHPGPDGRPDLRLSPLPRR
- a CDS encoding alpha/beta fold hydrolase — protein: MSQHATEITHRLVSTPGGRIHLVEQGSGPLVLLVHGFPESWYSWRHQLPVLAAAGYRAVAIDVRGYGRSSKPDATDAYRMRALVEDNVAVVHALGEESAVIVGHDWGATIAANSALLRPEVFRAVALLSVPYAPRGGPRPSDIFAGMGGDEEIYVSYFQEPGRAEAEIEPDVRGWLSGFYAALSADTMPAPGAPDPHFVSKGGMLRDRFPAGRLPAWLSERDLDVYAGEFERTGMTGALNRYRNMDRDWEDLVAFDNAPITQPSLFIGGGQDASTTWLAAAIEAYPVTLPGLVSSHLLDGCGHWIQQERPAEVNRLLTDWLAALPN